Proteins co-encoded in one Stomoxys calcitrans chromosome 5, idStoCalc2.1, whole genome shotgun sequence genomic window:
- the LOC106082545 gene encoding uncharacterized protein LOC106082545, whose product MWHHLKTVKNHCKQIIQFYPVFVGLTSYWHDYRNAEFKRNTISRLLILAVNIIGFLWIINHDTMALVTIIKYDINKVMIYAVWSKFMYIILPPIFAFVQILVCDTQFVNLKKRLQSLELQCRTRIVSCKNVETALRPLRFFKYFLVVFMHLIIGFWESQLFEKWLLLPIFYVNIMSLSSFWLLQYFEVIAKICRLFYYLDKHIRQLTQNLTNVSDDIDDNMEYRMCSEVIWIRQRHFELCRLWQELEAMCNWQLFLKRLVNLVSCGTHFYATMVETRQLGLFNALFYDVADYGPKVLDFFVTDYLCELTKNTFSELELNIRDLNMVNPALKKLSRECEDFSLYLRCRQLISFNSNFVSLNRRTWFGMMAAVVTLSIYLIQSHFIVA is encoded by the exons ATGTGGCATCAtttaaaaactgtaaaaaacCACTGCAAACAAATCATCCAATTTTATCCGGTATTTGTAGGATTGACTTCGTATTGGCATGACTATCGCAATGCAGAATTTAAACGGAATACCATATCGCGTCTACTCATACTGGCAGTCAACATTATAGGATTTTTGTGGATAATTAACCATGATACAATGGCTTTAGTTACTATTATTAAATACGACATAAATAAGGTGATGATTTATGCAGTATGGAGCAAATTTATGTACATTATTCTGCCGCCCATTTTTGCTTTCGTGCAAATCCTAGTTTGCGACACCCAATTTGTCAACCTCAAGAAGAGGTTGCAAAGTCTGGAACTGCAATGCCGCACCAGAATTGTTTCCTGCAAAAATGTCGAAACAGCTCTACGACCACTccgttttttcaaatattttcttgtGGTCTTCATGCATCTGATCATAGGCTTCTGGGAATCTCAGTTATTTGAAAAGTGGTTGCTGCTCCCCATATTCTATGTGAATATAATGTCCTTGTCGAGTTTTTGGCTGCTCCAATATTTTGAAGTGATTGCAAAAATATGCCGTCTTTTCTATTACCTCGACAAACATATTCGGCAATTGACTCAAAACCTTACAAATGTCTCTGATGACATAGATGATAACATGGAATATCGCATGTGTTCGGAAGTAATCTGGATAAGGCAAAGGCATTTTGAATTATGTCGCCTTTGGCAAGAACTTGAGGCAATGTGCAATTGGCAGCTATTCCTTAAACGCCTAGTAAATCTCGTTTCATGCGGAACGCACTTTTATGCTACAATGGTGGAAACCCGACAATTGGGCTTATTCAATGCATTGTTTTACGATGTTGCCGATTATGGGCCAAAAGTATTGGATTTTTTTGTTACCGATTATTTGTGTGAACTTACCAAAAACACCTTCAGCGAGCTGGAACTAAATATAAGGGATTTGAATATGGTGAATCCTGCCCTAAAAAAGCTGAGTCGAGAA TGTGAAGACTTTTCGTTATATTTGCGCTGCCGCCAATTGATTTCATTTAATTCCAATTTTGTGAGCCTGAATCGCAGAACCTGGTTTGGCATGATGGCTGCCGTTGTAACTCTATCGATTTACTTAATTCAGTCACATTTTATTGTAGCTTAA